A single region of the Thermoplasmata archaeon genome encodes:
- a CDS encoding universal stress protein: protein MKFDKVLVPIDGSSLSEVAVDLAVHSAGTFAAHITFVYVVDVTEYNRFGSIDGGAMISFRMQTEGKMFLENAAAMAKAAGLEVETQLIEGVPHQVLSDLSKDHDMIIMGVTGKSGGYGRVGGTAEKVIENAYCPVLTLKSGSNRIESVLLPVSNKNNAAIDVAIETVKRINGKLTVYAVKSKDFDAETLVKDVADKCVAEGINVVTEIGVGNPAEMIINKSGLYDLVVMGTEGRHGFKKILNGSVAEKVMLHATCPVTIVRDTE from the coding sequence ATGAAGTTCGATAAAGTTCTGGTTCCAATCGACGGCAGCTCCCTTTCCGAGGTCGCTGTGGATCTTGCGGTCCATTCGGCAGGTACGTTTGCAGCCCACATAACCTTCGTGTATGTGGTCGATGTTACCGAATACAACAGGTTCGGATCCATCGATGGCGGGGCGATGATCTCGTTCAGGATGCAGACTGAGGGTAAGATGTTTTTGGAGAACGCCGCTGCCATGGCCAAGGCTGCAGGGCTAGAGGTTGAAACCCAGCTAATCGAAGGGGTCCCCCACCAAGTGTTAAGTGATCTGTCCAAGGACCATGATATGATAATCATGGGAGTCACCGGAAAATCCGGCGGATACGGTCGTGTCGGAGGTACGGCGGAAAAGGTCATAGAGAATGCGTACTGTCCTGTCTTGACCTTGAAATCCGGTTCCAACAGAATAGAGAGTGTCCTCTTGCCAGTAAGCAACAAGAACAATGCGGCAATCGACGTTGCCATCGAAACAGTCAAACGCATCAACGGAAAGCTGACGGTATACGCGGTCAAATCAAAGGATTTCGACGCAGAGACTCTGGTCAAGGATGTTGCAGACAAATGTGTGGCAGAGGGCATCAATGTTGTGACCGAGATCGGTGTGGGCAACCCGGCTGAGATGATCATAAACAAATCCGGATTGTACGACCTGGTGGTCATGGGGACCGAAGGCCGCCACGGTTTCAAGAAGATCCTTAATGGAAGCGTTGCCGAGAAGGTTATGCTCCACGCAACATGTCCTGTCACCATCGTCAGAGATACAGAATAA